AACACGCCGTCCTCGTTCAGATCGTAGGACTGGCGGCGCAGCGCGCGGCCCACCACCTGCTCGCACAGGAGCTGGGTGCCGAACGCGCGCACGCCGAGGATGTGGGTGACGGTGCGGGCGTCCCAGCCCTCGGTGAGCATCGACACCGACACCACGCAGCGGGTGGCGCCGCCGAGCCGGCCCGCTACGCCGACGGTGTTCATCACTTCGCGCAACAGGTCCTGGTCGGACAGGCTCTCGGCCTGGCGGCGGTCGCCGGTGCGGGCGACGATTTCGCGGCGGAAGCGCTCGATCTCGTCGCTCGCGGCGCCCCGGAACTCGCGGCCGAGTCCTTCGCCGGAATCGAGCTGCTCGCTGTCGATCAGCAGGGTGTGCGGCCGGGCGAGCGGGTTGCCGTGTTGGTCGAAGTTCCGGAACAACTCCAGCCGTCCGTTCTCGAGCGAAGCGATGCCGTCGTCGCGTTGGCGATGAAACCCGGAGATGTAGTCGTAGACCAGCTTCGAGGTGGCGGTGTTGTTGCACACCACGATGAAGCACGGCGGCACCTCGATGCCGGCCTCGCGCCACTGGTCGAACACCTGGGCGTAGTGGCCGTAGAGCGCGTCGAGGGCGGTCTTGAGCTGCACGGGAATGCTCAGCGGGTCGAGCGCCGCCGACCTGGCGCGCCCCTTGCGCGGCATCCTGGTGCCGATGTGCTGCCACAGGTTGCGGAACGTGGGCATCTCGCCGCTGGGGATGTTGTCCGCCACCGGCACGCGCGGCAGCTTGACGATGCCGCACTCGATCGCGTCCATCAGCGAGAAGTCGCTCATCGTCCACGGGAACAGCGTGCCCTCCGCGTAGCCGGAGCCGCGCAGGAAGAACGGCGTGGCCGACAGGTCGATCACCCGGCTCAGCCCCAGCCTGCGCTGCACCGTTTCGAGGCCGGAAATCCACACGCGCGCGGCTTCGGCGTTCTTCTTCGCCTCCCGGCGGTCGTCCGCGGTCAGCCTGGCCTCGTCGCTGTCCTGCGCCGGCTTCTCGCGGTAGCAGTGATGCGCCTCGTCGTTGAACGCCATGATGTGCTTCATGCCCATCAGGCCGGGCATGACCCGCTGCAGCACCTGGCCCTCGGTCTCCAGCGTGTGCAGCTCCGGGCCGCGGCCCTGCAGCAGGGCGCGTCCGCCGCGCGAGATGTCCTGGATCTCGCGCGCCATGAAGGCGTGGTAGTTGGTGATGACGATGGTGGCGCGGTGCAGGTCGCCGAGCATGTCGCGCGGCACCAGTTCGCGGCTCTGGTAGTAGCTGTCCGGGTCGTTGGGCTGCAGCACGCGCAGGCGGTCGCGAATGGTCAGGCCGGGGGTCACCACCAGGAAGCCGCGGGTGAACCGCCCGCTGCCGGGATGGCGCACCGCGTTGACCGTCTGCCACGCGATCAGCATCGCCATCACCGTGGTCTTGCCGGCGCCGGTGGCGAGCTTGAGCGCCAGCCGCGGGAGGCCGGGGTTGGCCTGCTCGTTCGCCTCCTGCAGCCGCTGCACGAACCGGCGCCCGTCGCGGCCGGCGCCGGCGGCTACCTCGGTCAGCCAGATCACGGTCTCCACCGCCTCCACCTGGCAGAAGAAGGGACGCAGGTCGCTGAACTGGTGATGGCGCCAGTGCTGCAGCAGGCGGGCGGTCTCCGGGGTAACCCGCCACTGGGCGCGCGGCAGCCGGCGCCACTCGCCCACGCTGTGGCGCACGCTCTCGATCATCCTCATCAGCTCGTACTGCTGGCCGTCCTCATCCGCCGTTCTGCGGGCATCGTCAAGACCAAGTTCGGACTGAGGAGAGCGCTGCTTGCGGGCCGCCGGGATCGGCGTGATGAACGA
This genomic interval from Spirochaetaceae bacterium contains the following:
- a CDS encoding DEAD/DEAH box helicase family protein, with product MAQAFFEQPILNSPYEYPARHWELDDNRQPTNQIVDRRRTVSFITPIPAARKQRSPQSELGLDDARRTADEDGQQYELMRMIESVRHSVGEWRRLPRAQWRVTPETARLLQHWRHHQFSDLRPFFCQVEAVETVIWLTEVAAGAGRDGRRFVQRLQEANEQANPGLPRLALKLATGAGKTTVMAMLIAWQTVNAVRHPGSGRFTRGFLVVTPGLTIRDRLRVLQPNDPDSYYQSRELVPRDMLGDLHRATIVITNYHAFMAREIQDISRGGRALLQGRGPELHTLETEGQVLQRVMPGLMGMKHIMAFNDEAHHCYREKPAQDSDEARLTADDRREAKKNAEAARVWISGLETVQRRLGLSRVIDLSATPFFLRGSGYAEGTLFPWTMSDFSLMDAIECGIVKLPRVPVADNIPSGEMPTFRNLWQHIGTRMPRKGRARSAALDPLSIPVQLKTALDALYGHYAQVFDQWREAGIEVPPCFIVVCNNTATSKLVYDYISGFHRQRDDGIASLENGRLELFRNFDQHGNPLARPHTLLIDSEQLDSGEGLGREFRGAASDEIERFRREIVARTGDRRQAESLSDQDLLREVMNTVGVAGRLGGATRCVVSVSMLTEGWDARTVTHILGVRAFGTQLLCEQVVGRALRRQSYDLNEDGVFNVEYADVLGIPFDFTAQPVAARQPKPRETVAVRAITPDRDACEIRFPRVQGYRVELPEEHVDANFDRDSTLVLTPDIVGPSVTHNAGIIGEGVDLNLIHRRDLRPATLVYHLTKTLLEKHWRDPDQEPKLHLFGQLKRVTRRWLDDHLVCKGGTYPAQLMYQELADQACTRITRAITARHLEERPVTAVLDPYNPSGSTIHVNFTTSRQTRWQTDARRCHVKWVVCDSEWEAEFCRFVESQPHVRAYVKNHGLGLEVPYRYGAEARTYLPDFIVLVDDGRGDDDLLHLVVEIKGYRREDAKDKKDTMDTYWVPGVNHSGAYGRWAFAEFTDVYSIADEFAAATGLVNADADHKRIAG